In Roseomonas fluvialis, one genomic interval encodes:
- a CDS encoding branched-chain amino acid ABC transporter permease: MQPGAEFGVFSRVPGGVWAAGFVLLFMPLVAGNFWLFQVFGWSFCLGIIALSLMFLAGYGGMVSLIQMTVAVLAGYVVAILGSSGVEQISLGLAWWLYLPLAILIATAFATLVGALAVRTEGIYTIMITLAIASAFFYFTRQNYGIFNGYSGFNLVVPPRLFGIDWRQPTAFYYLSLAGAVLCYAAVVYVSRSPFGLALQGVRDNPRRMASLGFNVTAHRIAAYAFAGVIASIGGILLVWQTAQVAPFSGGISAVIDILIIAVVGGIRRPIGAFIGAFIFVLLSTFSPDILSAFGLSNERFKLVIGIGFLAVVFFSPDGALGLWERWRARRRSAVDPLTGKALAEGRP; encoded by the coding sequence ATGCAGCCCGGCGCCGAATTCGGCGTGTTCTCCCGCGTGCCCGGCGGCGTCTGGGCCGCCGGCTTCGTGCTGCTGTTCATGCCGCTCGTCGCCGGCAATTTCTGGCTGTTCCAGGTCTTCGGCTGGTCCTTCTGTCTCGGCATCATCGCGCTCTCGCTGATGTTTCTGGCCGGCTATGGCGGCATGGTCAGCCTGATCCAGATGACCGTGGCGGTGCTCGCCGGCTACGTCGTGGCGATCCTGGGGTCCTCGGGCGTCGAGCAGATCAGCCTCGGCCTGGCCTGGTGGCTCTACCTGCCGCTCGCCATCCTCATCGCCACCGCCTTCGCGACCCTGGTCGGCGCCCTGGCGGTGCGGACCGAGGGCATCTACACGATCATGATCACCCTCGCGATCGCCAGCGCCTTCTTCTATTTCACCCGGCAGAACTACGGCATCTTCAACGGCTACAGCGGCTTCAACCTGGTGGTCCCACCGCGGCTGTTCGGGATCGATTGGCGCCAGCCGACAGCTTTCTATTACCTCTCGCTGGCCGGTGCGGTGCTCTGCTACGCGGCGGTGGTCTACGTGTCGCGGTCGCCCTTCGGCCTGGCGCTGCAGGGCGTGCGCGACAATCCGCGCCGCATGGCGTCGCTCGGCTTCAATGTCACGGCGCATCGCATCGCGGCCTATGCGTTTGCCGGGGTGATCGCATCGATCGGCGGCATCCTTCTGGTGTGGCAGACCGCACAGGTCGCCCCCTTCTCCGGGGGCATTTCGGCGGTCATCGATATCCTGATCATCGCCGTGGTCGGCGGCATCCGCCGGCCGATCGGCGCTTTCATCGGCGCCTTCATCTTCGTCCTGCTGTCGACTTTCAGCCCGGACATTCTCTCCGCCTTCGGGCTCTCGAACGAACGCTTCAAGCTGGTGATCGGCATCGGCTTCCTGGCGGTCGTGTTCTTCTCGCCGGATGGCGCGCTGGGCCTGTGGGAGCGCTGGCGCGCCCGTCGGCGCAGCGCGGTCGACCCCCTGACCGGCAAGGCGCTCGCGGAGGGGCGGCCATGA
- a CDS encoding branched-chain amino acid ABC transporter permease has protein sequence MTEFARRNPFWSLVIAVLAAVFLWLILAPWSPGLEEALGRKRVFLNAIFGGLTLGALYFLVASGFTLIFGLMRNVNLAHGSLYLLGGYLGYTISTATDQWLLTFPAVFILVALLGLLMQHQVFRRMQGEELRQTMVTIGLSVVLADVMLWIWGGQSYTIQSPDWLSGPATLPIVAGVGRNGEAIYMRFPQVRIAILVAAIVIGVGMWIVLNRTRLGMLIRAGVDDREMLTASGVRINYVFLAVFGFGAGLAGIAGMVGGTFQSLSPGEDTRFLLASLVVVIVGGMGSIPGAAIGALIIGLVEQIGLVYAPTYSVVFTFLIMAVVLAFRPQGLLGAGR, from the coding sequence ATGACCGAGTTCGCGCGCCGCAACCCTTTCTGGTCGCTCGTCATCGCGGTGCTGGCCGCCGTGTTCCTCTGGCTGATCCTGGCCCCCTGGAGCCCAGGGCTCGAGGAAGCGCTCGGCCGCAAGCGTGTGTTCCTCAACGCCATCTTCGGCGGGCTGACGCTTGGCGCGCTGTATTTCCTGGTCGCGTCGGGCTTCACGCTGATCTTCGGGCTGATGCGCAACGTGAATCTCGCGCACGGCTCGCTGTACCTGCTCGGCGGGTATCTCGGCTACACGATCTCGACCGCCACCGACCAGTGGCTGCTGACCTTTCCCGCGGTGTTCATCCTGGTCGCACTGCTCGGCCTGCTGATGCAGCACCAGGTGTTCCGCCGCATGCAGGGCGAGGAACTGCGCCAGACCATGGTGACGATCGGCCTTTCGGTGGTGCTTGCCGATGTCATGCTGTGGATCTGGGGCGGGCAGTCCTACACGATCCAGTCGCCCGACTGGCTGTCGGGCCCGGCCACCCTGCCGATCGTCGCCGGGGTGGGGCGCAACGGGGAGGCGATCTACATGCGCTTCCCGCAGGTGCGAATCGCCATCCTGGTCGCCGCGATCGTCATTGGTGTCGGCATGTGGATCGTGCTGAACCGGACGCGGCTCGGCATGCTGATCCGTGCGGGCGTCGACGACCGCGAGATGCTCACCGCCTCGGGCGTGCGAATCAACTACGTATTCTTGGCGGTCTTCGGCTTCGGGGCGGGCCTGGCGGGAATCGCCGGCATGGTCGGCGGCACCTTTCAGTCGCTGTCGCCGGGCGAGGATACGCGGTTTCTCCTTGCAAGCCTTGTCGTGGTGATCGTCGGCGGCATGGGATCGATCCCGGGTGCGGCGATCGGCGCCCTGATCATCGGTCTGGTCGAACAGATCGGCCTGGTCTACGCGCCGACCTATTCGGTCGTGTTCACCTTCCTGATCATGGCGGTGGTGCTCGCCTTCCGGCCGCAGGGCCTGCTCGGGGCCGGGCGATGA
- a CDS encoding Tm-1-like ATP-binding domain-containing protein — MAERAGPAALEIRGLNVFYGASHALQGVDLRLERGALSVVGRNGMGKTTLCKAIMGLVPIGSGSISFKGKPLVGLNPAEIARLGVGYVPQGRRLWRSLTVDEHLKLVARPGGAWSIERIYATFPRLAERRGNSGAQLSGGEQQMLAISRALLMNPQLLVMDEPTEGLAPVIVAQVEEMLVRLAEDGDIDVLVIEQNIGVACAIADTVAIMVNGRINRAAPARELAADRDLQQRLLGVGRHAHEETPAVATVPAGAEAAPPMQGGPTRIYMANPVPPTRWSQPVAVATIERNARLLTVQPAAAEGAQLDIRPLAAPGAEVVLVVGTLDTKGDELRFMRDILREAGVPVRLVDLSTTGRHTGADVPAHQVAAFHPRGAAGVLTGDRGTAVAGMTDAFARWLARQGGIAGILSAGGSGGTAMVAPAMRALPIGVPKLIVSTVASGEVRQYVGTADITMMHAVADVQGLNTITEEVLGNAAHAMVGMVQARRSGRRARSLRPAVAVSMFGVTTSCVQQIAGALKEDWDCLVFHATGTGGQSMERLIDDRRVAGVIDVTTTEVADMMMGGVFGCTEDRFGAVIRTRMPYIGSVGALDMVNFGAPGTVPERYHGRTLYQHNPQVTLMRTTAEECTRMGRWIAERLNLMEGPVRFLLPEGGVSALDAPGQAFHDPVARNALFRAIETTLRPSANRQLIRLPHNINDPAFAAAVVEAFRRLHGAQRGPRRKGAVP, encoded by the coding sequence ATGGCTGAGCGCGCCGGCCCCGCGGCCCTGGAGATCCGCGGCCTCAATGTATTCTACGGCGCGAGCCATGCGCTGCAGGGCGTCGACCTGCGGCTCGAGCGCGGGGCATTGTCGGTCGTCGGCCGCAACGGCATGGGCAAGACCACGCTGTGCAAGGCGATCATGGGGCTGGTGCCGATCGGATCGGGTTCGATCAGCTTCAAAGGCAAGCCGCTCGTCGGGCTCAACCCGGCCGAGATTGCCCGCCTGGGCGTAGGCTATGTGCCGCAGGGGCGCCGGCTGTGGCGCTCGCTCACCGTCGACGAGCATCTGAAGCTTGTCGCGCGGCCCGGTGGCGCCTGGTCGATCGAGCGCATCTACGCGACCTTCCCGCGCCTGGCCGAACGTCGCGGCAATAGCGGCGCGCAGCTGTCGGGCGGCGAGCAGCAGATGCTCGCCATCAGCCGCGCGCTGCTGATGAACCCGCAACTGCTGGTGATGGACGAACCGACGGAGGGTCTCGCGCCCGTCATCGTCGCCCAGGTCGAGGAGATGCTGGTCCGCCTGGCCGAGGACGGCGACATCGACGTCCTGGTGATCGAGCAGAACATCGGCGTTGCCTGCGCCATCGCCGACACCGTTGCCATCATGGTGAATGGCAGGATCAACCGCGCGGCGCCGGCGCGCGAGCTTGCCGCCGACCGCGACCTCCAGCAGCGGCTGCTCGGCGTGGGCCGCCACGCCCACGAGGAGACGCCCGCCGTGGCCACCGTCCCCGCCGGTGCCGAGGCAGCGCCGCCGATGCAGGGCGGTCCGACCCGCATCTACATGGCGAACCCCGTGCCGCCGACGCGCTGGTCGCAGCCGGTCGCGGTCGCCACGATCGAGCGCAACGCCAGGCTGCTGACCGTCCAGCCTGCCGCGGCCGAGGGCGCGCAGCTGGACATCCGGCCGTTGGCCGCACCCGGCGCGGAGGTCGTGCTGGTGGTCGGCACGCTCGACACCAAGGGCGACGAGTTGCGCTTCATGCGCGACATCCTGCGCGAGGCGGGCGTGCCCGTGCGGCTGGTCGACCTGTCGACCACCGGTCGGCACACCGGCGCCGATGTGCCGGCCCACCAGGTGGCCGCTTTCCATCCGCGCGGCGCGGCGGGGGTGCTGACCGGCGACCGCGGCACGGCGGTCGCGGGCATGACGGACGCCTTCGCGCGCTGGCTCGCCCGGCAGGGCGGGATCGCGGGCATCCTCTCGGCCGGTGGGTCGGGCGGCACCGCCATGGTCGCGCCAGCCATGCGCGCGCTTCCCATCGGCGTGCCGAAGCTCATTGTCTCGACGGTCGCGAGCGGCGAGGTGCGCCAATATGTCGGCACGGCCGACATTACCATGATGCACGCGGTCGCTGACGTGCAGGGGCTCAACACCATCACCGAGGAGGTGCTCGGCAACGCGGCCCACGCCATGGTCGGCATGGTCCAGGCGCGCCGATCCGGACGACGCGCGCGGTCCTTGCGGCCCGCGGTGGCGGTGTCGATGTTCGGCGTCACAACGAGCTGCGTGCAGCAGATCGCCGGCGCCCTCAAGGAGGACTGGGACTGCCTGGTCTTCCACGCCACCGGCACCGGCGGGCAGTCTATGGAGCGGCTGATCGACGACCGCCGGGTGGCCGGCGTGATCGACGTGACCACCACCGAGGTCGCCGACATGATGATGGGCGGCGTCTTCGGCTGCACCGAGGACCGCTTCGGCGCCGTGATCCGCACGCGCATGCCCTACATCGGCTCAGTCGGGGCGCTCGACATGGTGAATTTCGGCGCGCCCGGGACGGTGCCCGAGCGATACCACGGCCGCACCCTCTACCAGCACAATCCGCAGGTCACGCTGATGCGCACGACGGCGGAGGAATGCACCAGGATGGGGCGCTGGATCGCCGAGCGGCTGAACCTGATGGAAGGGCCGGTCCGCTTCTTGCTGCCGGAGGGGGGCGTCTCCGCGCTGGATGCGCCAGGCCAGGCCTTCCACGATCCGGTGGCGCGCAACGCGCTTTTCCGCGCCATCGAGACGACGCTCCGCCCAAGCGCGAACCGGCAGCTAATCCGACTGCCGCACAACATCAACGACCCGGCCTTTGCCGCGGCGGTCGTCGAGGCGTTCCGACGCCTGCACGGCGCGCAACGAGGCCCACGCAGGAAAGGCGCGGTGCCATGA
- a CDS encoding ABC transporter ATP-binding protein — translation MSAAAADRLGAVTSGSALELRGVTKMFGALAAISDVTMTVAPGERRAVLGSNGAGKTTLFNCVTGGFLPTSGTIRLFGEDVTGFPAHERIRRGLRRTYQISLLFGGLSVADNVYLACRGVNRYRFSLLRPRSGDPLVARAEELVEAVHLTAARKRLVSELSYGQQRQLEIALALAGAPRLILLDEPAAGLSPTERAELIAILGNLPAHIGFIIIEHDMDVALRVATKVTMMHNGRVFKEGTPAEIEEDPQVQELYLGDGTHAHG, via the coding sequence ATGAGCGCCGCCGCCGCCGACCGCCTGGGCGCGGTGACATCGGGCAGCGCCCTGGAACTCCGCGGCGTCACCAAGATGTTCGGCGCGCTTGCCGCGATTTCCGACGTGACGATGACCGTCGCACCCGGCGAACGGCGGGCCGTTCTCGGGTCGAACGGTGCGGGCAAGACCACTTTGTTCAACTGCGTCACCGGAGGTTTCCTGCCGACCTCGGGAACGATCCGGCTGTTCGGTGAGGATGTCACCGGCTTTCCCGCCCATGAGCGCATCCGCCGTGGCCTGCGGCGAACTTATCAGATCTCGCTGCTGTTCGGCGGGCTGAGCGTGGCGGACAATGTCTACCTCGCCTGCCGCGGCGTGAACCGCTACCGCTTTTCGCTGCTGCGTCCGCGCAGCGGCGACCCGCTCGTGGCGCGCGCCGAGGAACTGGTCGAGGCGGTGCATCTGACGGCGGCACGCAAACGCCTGGTGAGCGAACTCAGCTACGGCCAGCAGCGGCAGCTCGAGATCGCGCTCGCGCTCGCCGGCGCGCCGCGCCTCATCCTGCTCGACGAACCGGCGGCCGGCCTGTCGCCGACGGAACGCGCGGAGCTTATCGCGATCCTGGGCAACCTGCCCGCGCATATCGGCTTCATCATCATCGAGCATGACATGGACGTGGCGCTGCGCGTCGCGACCAAGGTGACGATGATGCACAACGGCCGCGTCTTCAAGGAAGGCACGCCGGCCGAAATCGAGGAGGATCCACAGGTCCAGGAGCTCTATCTCGGCGACGGGACGCATGCCCATGGCTGA